TGTTGAGCGCGTTGCCGTGGCCGTTGTCCGCATCCACCACCAGCGGCAATGCCACACGGTCTCGGATCAACGCCACGGTCTCGGCCATCTCGGCCATGGACACCAGCCCGATGTCGGGGCGGCCGAGGCGGGTATAGGCGACGGCGGCACCAGAGACGTAGAGCGCCTCGAACCCCGCACCGGCCGCGATGCTCGCGGTCAGCGCGTCGTAGATGCCGGGTGCCACGACGGGGCGCGGCCCTGCCAGCCTTTGCCGGAAGCTCATAGGGATTCTCCTGCCAGCAGCGCATGCAGCGGTGCCAGGGTGGTGGCCGTGCCCAGCGCCATCACCGCCTCCGCCACGCGGGCGGCATGGGCGTGGCCCCAGACGGGGTCGGCCAGCTCATGGAACTTCGCGACGATGTCCGAGGCCGCGAAGGGGTCCTCGGTATCGCCGCGGTTGGTTTCGACGGCAGCCTCGCGGACGGTGCCATCGCGCAACAGCACGCGCAGGCGGGCGGGGCGGAGCCCGGGCAGGCGCGCCGTCAGCGCCGGGTCCTCCCGCACCACCACGCGGGCGGCGAGCGCCAGCGTTTCGGCCTGGTGCAGCGCCGGCTCGCGGAAGGCGGGCACGGTCGCCGCGCCGTGCACGATGCTGGTGGCCAGCGCGAAGGGCAGCGAGAACTTGGCGGACAGCATGTTGCGCGGCTGCGGCAGGTCCAGCTGCGCGGCCCAGACATAGGTATCCACCTCGATCCGCTCGATCGCGGCGGCGTCCAGCGGCGCCTCGGCCTGAAGTGCCGCCAAAGCATCCAGCGCGCCGTGGGTGTAGCGGCAGGCAGCGTGGCGCTTGAAGTAGTTGCGGGCGATCTCCCAGCGCGTGCCGAGATCCTCGACCATGTCTTCCGGCCGGAAGTCCTCGGCGATGATGCCGCCATAGACGGCGCCGACACCATCCGTTTCACCGATGAACCCGGACTGCGCCAGGTCCCAGGCCAGGAGGCCAAGCTGGTTGGACAGGCCGGCATAGCTGTTCCGCACCGTCGCACCTTCCAGCATGGTGCGCCGGCTGGTGGACAGGCCGAAGGAGGAAGCGATGTTCAGCACCTCGCGCATCCGGTCCGCATCCCCTCCGTGCAGCGCGGCCACCGCCAGCGCGGCGCCAACGGTGCCCCAGGTGCCATGCGGGTGCATCGTCACCCGCAGCTTGCTGCTGATGCCGATGCGCGCGCCGATCTCGTAGCCCAGCGCCAGGGCACCCAGCACGGCGGCGCCGGTCGCATCGGGCCGTGCCGCCAGCACCGCCGGCACGACATGGATGCCGGGGTGGCCGCGCGCATACTGGTTGCCTTCGTCCAGCTCCAGCATCGTGCCGGCGGTGCCGTGCGCAAAGGCATTGGCGCCGGGTGCCAGCGATACGCCCCCGCCGATCACCGGCAGGCTGCCAGACTGCGTCGCGGCCAGGCGCGGCAGCAGCACCCGCAACTCCGGCTCCTGCATGCCCGAGGCGATGACGCCGATGCTGTCCAGCAGCACCAGCTTGGCGCGGTCCATGGCTTCCGCCGGCAGATGTGCCGGGCGGAAATCGGCGGCGAAGCGCGACCATTGTTCCAACCAGGGTGGCGTGCCCTGTTGCAACAGCACGGAAGCAGGCTGGACGCCGGGGGTGACGATGCTCATGCAAGCCTCACAGGCCGAGATACACCCGGCGCAATTCGGGATCGTCGCGCATGTCGGCGGCGGCGCCGTGCATGGCGAAGATGCCGTTTTCCAGAATAAAGGCGCGGGAGGCGATCTCCAGCGACTGCACGACGTTCTGCTCCACCAACAGGATCGGCAGGCCATCGGCATTCAGGCGACGGATCAGCGCGAACATCTCCTCCACCAGCAGCGGCGACAGGCCAAGGGAGGGCTCGTCCAGGATCAGCAGGCGCGGCTCGGCCATCATGCCACGGCCGATCGCCAGCATCTGCTGCTCACCGCCCGACAGCGTGCCGGCGAATTGACGGATACGCTCCCGCAAGCGGGGGAAGGTCTCGAACACCCGCTCCAAATTGGCGCGGCGGCGGGGCTTGCCGCGCCGATAGCTGCCGAGCTCCAAATTCTCGCGCACGCTCATATTTGGAAAGATCTTGCGCCCCTCCGGCACGTGGATCAGTCCCGCCGAGACGATGGCGTCCGGGCTGGCGCCCGTAATGGCGGAGCCATCGAAGCGGATAGCACCCGCAGTGGCCGGCAGAACGCCGGACAACACCTTGTTCAACGTGGTCTTGCCAACGCCGTTGGCCCCCAGCACGGCAACGATCTCACCGCCGCTGACAGCCATGTCCAGCCCGCGCAACACTTCCACCGGGCCATAGCCGGCCCGCAATCCGGACACCTCAAGCATGCGGTGCCTCCGCCTTGATGCGATCGGCGGCACCGTGGCCGAGATAAGCCTCGATCACCACGGGGTCGGCGCAGACGGCGCGTGGCGCGCCTTCCGCGATCATGCGGCCCTGCGCCAGCACATGGACATGGTCGCACAGGTTCATCACGGCCTGCATCACGTGCTCGATCATCAGGATGGTCACGCCGCGGTCGCGGATGGTGCGGATGACCGGCAGGATGTCGCGCACTTCCGAGGGGTTGAGACCGGCCAACACCTCGTCAAGCAGCAGGAGGCGCGGTTCGGTGGCCAGGGCGCGGGCCAGCTCCAGCCGCTTGCGCCCGGCGACGGTGAGGGCGGAGGCCGGGCCGTCCAGCATGGAACCGAGGCCCACTTCGCGCGCCACGGCCTCAGCCCGCACAAGCGCCTCGGCACGGCCGGGGTGGCGCAGATACGCGCCGACCGCGATGTTGTCGCGCACCGACAGCCCCGCGAAAGGCTGCACGATCTGAAAGGTGCGGGCGATGCCCCGGCGGGCACGCAGGTGCGGCGCTTCCCGCGTCACGTCCTGGCCGTCAAACTCGACGCTGCCGGCGCTGGGTTCCAGAAAGCCGGAGATCAGCGCGAAAAGTGTGGTCTTGCCCGCGCCATTCGGCCCGATCAGGCCGGTGATGGCGCCGGCGGGCACCTGCAGGGAAGCGCCATCCACCGCCAGAAGGCCGCCGAAGCGACGGGACAATCCGTTGACCGAAAGAAGGCTCATCCCGCGCGCCCCTTGAACAGCCGGCGCAGGCCCATCACCCCATTGGGTGCGAAAGCCACGGACAGGATCAGCACGGCACCGAAAATGGCGAGGTCGATGCCGGTGATCTGACCAGACA
This genomic interval from Roseomonas haemaphysalidis contains the following:
- a CDS encoding MmgE/PrpD family protein gives rise to the protein MSIVTPGVQPASVLLQQGTPPWLEQWSRFAADFRPAHLPAEAMDRAKLVLLDSIGVIASGMQEPELRVLLPRLAATQSGSLPVIGGGVSLAPGANAFAHGTAGTMLELDEGNQYARGHPGIHVVPAVLAARPDATGAAVLGALALGYEIGARIGISSKLRVTMHPHGTWGTVGAALAVAALHGGDADRMREVLNIASSFGLSTSRRTMLEGATVRNSYAGLSNQLGLLAWDLAQSGFIGETDGVGAVYGGIIAEDFRPEDMVEDLGTRWEIARNYFKRHAACRYTHGALDALAALQAEAPLDAAAIERIEVDTYVWAAQLDLPQPRNMLSAKFSLPFALATSIVHGAATVPAFREPALHQAETLALAARVVVREDPALTARLPGLRPARLRVLLRDGTVREAAVETNRGDTEDPFAASDIVAKFHELADPVWGHAHAARVAEAVMALGTATTLAPLHALLAGESL
- a CDS encoding ABC transporter ATP-binding protein; amino-acid sequence: MLEVSGLRAGYGPVEVLRGLDMAVSGGEIVAVLGANGVGKTTLNKVLSGVLPATAGAIRFDGSAITGASPDAIVSAGLIHVPEGRKIFPNMSVRENLELGSYRRGKPRRRANLERVFETFPRLRERIRQFAGTLSGGEQQMLAIGRGMMAEPRLLILDEPSLGLSPLLVEEMFALIRRLNADGLPILLVEQNVVQSLEIASRAFILENGIFAMHGAAADMRDDPELRRVYLGL
- a CDS encoding ABC transporter ATP-binding protein, which translates into the protein MSLLSVNGLSRRFGGLLAVDGASLQVPAGAITGLIGPNGAGKTTLFALISGFLEPSAGSVEFDGQDVTREAPHLRARRGIARTFQIVQPFAGLSVRDNIAVGAYLRHPGRAEALVRAEAVAREVGLGSMLDGPASALTVAGRKRLELARALATEPRLLLLDEVLAGLNPSEVRDILPVIRTIRDRGVTILMIEHVMQAVMNLCDHVHVLAQGRMIAEGAPRAVCADPVVIEAYLGHGAADRIKAEAPHA